The following are encoded in a window of Terriglobales bacterium genomic DNA:
- a CDS encoding thioesterase family protein, whose translation MANSQWSSRAMQTVTYKGVVYPWECDQMGHMNVMWYTGKFDQATWSLLAELGITRSYIEEQQCGMAAVQQNTSYKQELLAGDVVEVRSEILEVREKVIRFQHEMRNVQMNQVAAVTELTGVHMDRRTRKSCPLPKSIRAAAEARLQNRPR comes from the coding sequence ATGGCGAATTCTCAATGGAGTTCACGCGCAATGCAGACGGTTACCTACAAGGGTGTGGTGTATCCCTGGGAATGCGACCAGATGGGCCACATGAACGTGATGTGGTACACAGGCAAATTCGACCAAGCCACCTGGAGCCTTCTCGCCGAATTGGGAATCACCCGTTCGTATATTGAGGAACAGCAGTGCGGAATGGCGGCCGTGCAGCAGAATACTTCCTACAAGCAGGAGCTGCTAGCCGGCGACGTAGTCGAAGTACGCTCGGAGATACTCGAAGTCCGCGAGAAGGTCATTCGCTTCCAGCACGAGATGAGAAATGTGCAGATGAACCAGGTCGCGGCGGTAACGGAACTGACCGGTGTCCATATGGACCGGCGTACGCGGAAATCGTGCCCACTGCCCAAGTCGATCCGGGCCGCAGCCGAAGCACGATTGCAGAACCGCCCGCGGTAG
- a CDS encoding TetR/AcrR family transcriptional regulator, protein MAVATQPNNTAENTDPRVIRSRQMLMESLLRLLARKEFDDISIQEIADEATLNRATFYLHYPDKDALLQAMTGARFRDLIARRGLSFTNCDGALRAIALGVCDYLAESTGCPGQLAKMPLEGSIIPVVEGMFQEGAAHHAMAPGVDPKLQATTAAWAIFGAARRWYQTPDRIPAEEMAAKIEAMVKPIFLTASI, encoded by the coding sequence TCCGCAGCCGTCAGATGTTGATGGAGTCGCTGCTTAGGTTATTGGCCCGCAAGGAGTTCGATGACATCTCCATCCAGGAGATCGCCGATGAAGCCACCCTGAACCGGGCCACCTTTTATCTCCATTACCCCGACAAGGACGCCCTACTGCAGGCCATGACGGGGGCCCGCTTCCGCGATCTGATCGCGCGACGCGGCCTTTCCTTCACAAACTGCGATGGAGCGCTGCGCGCCATTGCGCTAGGCGTCTGCGATTACCTAGCCGAGAGTACAGGCTGCCCTGGTCAGTTGGCCAAGATGCCGCTCGAAGGTTCCATCATTCCGGTCGTGGAGGGCATGTTTCAGGAAGGCGCCGCGCATCATGCGATGGCACCTGGCGTTGATCCCAAATTGCAGGCAACCACAGCTGCCTGGGCCATCTTCGGGGCCGCGCGACGGTGGTATCAGACTCCCGACCGCATTCCCGCCGAGGAAATGGCTGCCAAGATTGAAGCGATGGTGAAGCCGATCTTCCTTACCGCTTCCATCTAG